The sequence ATTGGTATGTAAAATAAAAAAAGCGGCTGGTGTTGCCAGCCGCATGTGTGAATAGGGTAGAGTGGGTTATTGGAGTCTGCGTTTAAGGACTTCCTCAGGCTGTACGCCAATCATGCGATCAACTTCTTTGCCATTTTCAAATAGTATTAATGTTGGAATAGCACTTATACCAAACTTACGTGCAATTCCCGGATTAACGTCTGTATTGCACTTTACTATTTTTGCATTAATCCCGTTTGATGCCAATTTCTCAAGTATAGGTGTTTGCAAACGGCATGGCCCACACCATGGAGCCCAAAAATCAACTAATACTTTTCCGTTTTCCTTGAGCACAGCAGTATCAAATGTAGCTTCAGTTACTTCTTGAATTGATGACATTATAAACATCCTCCGTATTAAAATATCTGTTTAGAATATAATTAAATACTTAAATATTGGCAACTAAAATTTTGTTAATTTTAAAAAATTTTCAGGTAATCGATAAGTCCTTTATAAGTCACATCTTTGCGTTTCTTGCGTGATGATAAATTATGCCTTTGGCTGAGAGTGCAGTGGTCACAGAGTAGATAGAGTGAAATGATGAAATGAGGGGTCAGAGCCCAAACACTCCCTCAATTCCGCGTTTTCTGTGTGAGATAATAATACATCACACCAAGAGCGCTGAGTACACAGAGGAAATGAATTAAGGGTCAGAGCTTAAAACAGAGTGTAAAAACTCTTTTATCTTTGCGTTCTCTGCGTGGGAAAAAAGTAACATCACGCAGAAGAAGCTGGTGACGATGAGTTGGTGGGGTCAGAGCATATTTTAAGATCCTGAAACAAGTTCAGGATGACTCAATTTAATTTATCATAACATTGGTTGGGGTCAGAGCATTGCAACAGTATAAAATTTTTTTGTGTTAACGGTAGCTTTTTTAAACACTGAAAGATGCACAAATTTATTCTGTAGACTGATATTTTTGTTGAAAATAGATGCTACATTTATATAGTTTTGTGTATGAGTGATGGAAATAATTTAATAAAGAAAATAATTATACAAGCGCAATAAATGCTTATAATGATATATTAAATTTTTTTAAGGGGAATAGAAGTATGAAAGTCACTGTTGAAAAAATAAAAGAAGAAGAATTGAAAAAGCAGGGAGTATTTAGCTGGCCAATCTGGCAAAAGGAAATATCTGATTTTGACTGGTACTATGATACCACAGAGCAGTTCTATGTACTTGAAGGTGAGGTGGAAGTAGAAACTGAAGATGGTCAAAGGATTGTGTTTGGTGCTGGAGATTTTGTAACATTTCCCAAAGGCGTCAAATGTCGCTGGCATGTAAAAAAACCAATACGCAAGCATTATAATTTTAAATAATCCTGACAACATTTAGCTGTCAAACAAACCTGTTGAAGTTAGTTATGTAAAATTATATCAAACTTACACTAGCATATATTTAATATTGATTGAGGATAAAGCATTACACTAAATATTCTAGGGTAAGCCAAATATAAGATTGGTGATATTACTATTTTCAATGGAGGTCAAATTATGAAAAGTAGTTATGCTGTTATAATTATACTGTTATCATGTTTTGTTATTGTATCGTGTGCAACTGCAGAAAAAAAAGTTGGATGCATTGAAGGAAAGTGCGATGAAGGCTATGGTGTGTATGTATGGGAAGATGGATCAAAGTATGCAGGAAGTTTTAAAGATGCAAAATTTAACGGGCAGGGGACATTTACCTGGCCTGATGGTCGCGTGTATACAGGAATTTATGTAAACGGTAAGCGACATGGATATGGAGTAATGAGCTGGCCTGATGGAAGTTCCTACAGGGGGCAATTTAATCAGGATGATATTACCGGCAATGGTACTTTTACATATGCTGATGGCAAAATCTATACAGGGCCAATGGTAAAAGGTAAAGCGCACGGAAAAGGTATATTGCAATGGCCAGATGGGACTCGGTACGAAGGTGAGTTTATCGAAAACAGAATGGAAGGGCAGGGAATTCTTATTTATCCGGATGGAAGAACATTAAAGGGGCGCTTTGTTAACGGAATTCTTGTTAATGAATAATTTTTGCAATAATAGAAAGAAGGATATAGTATAGTTAATACATTAAAAACATTTGGACTTAACTGTCGTAGTGTTTTCCTTTTGAAGCTGCAAATTTACGAGCACCTTCTAAGGTTTCGCCACTTCGAATCACATCAGTGCCCTTTGCAAACTCCATCTCCATTGCATCGGCTAGTGGCATGTTAAGTCCCCTGTACACACACATTCTATCACTACGCAGACAATTTTGTGGGAATGATGCGATTTTTTGTGCTAATTCTATTGCTGCTTGTTTAATATCACCCTGGACAAGATAATTTACCAGACCAAACTGGTAGGCTTCTTCAGCATTAATTTCCCTGCCAGTGATGATTAAATCCAATGCTCTGCTCAATCCTATAAGGCGCGGAAGGCGCTGAGTGCCGCCATCTATTAGCGGAACACCAAACCTGCGGCAGAATACTCCAAATTTAGCTGTCAAATCAGCCATGCGGATATCGCACCAGCAAGCAAGTTCCAGTCCACCTGCAACCGCATACCCTGAAACAGCAGCTATAACAGGTTTTGATAAGAGCATGCGTGTAGGGCCAAGAGGTCCGTCTTCCTTCATGTTAGGATTGAGTTTATTTTTTCTGGGTCCGTCTTCGGCAATTGCTAGCAAATCAGCACCTGCACAAAAGTTACCGCCAGCGCCGGTAAGTATGGCTACCTTGAGCTTTTCATCAGCATCAAAATTTTTAAATGCTTGGCTCAGTTCTTCAGCAGTTGGGCGGTCAATGGCATTACGTACCTGTGGTCTGTTTATTGTTAGGATTAGTATATCGTTTACTATCTCCTGTATAATATTCATAATGGCCATCCGTATTATAATAATATACGTATTATATAAAAGACTTACTGCAAAATGTCAAATTAAAATATTAATTACTGTTGATGCTATCATTACATTAAGACATACAATTTACTGCATCATAACAAGAGATACAGCCATAATGAACATCCCTGCAACAAAACCTGCAATAGACATGTGATGTTGCCCAAATTTTATGGCTGCAGGCAGCAACTCATCAACGGAAATAAACACCATTATACCGGCTATGAATCCAAATACAATACCAAACAAAGCTTCTGACATAAAAGGGGAAAGTATTGCAAACCCAATAAGCGCACCTACCGGTTCCGAAAGTCCGGAAATAAATGAATATATAAAAGCTTTTTTTCTGCTGCTAGTGGCATGAAATATTGGCACTGCTACTGCAATGCCTTCAGGAATATTGTGCAGGGATATTGCAATGGCGATAGGGACTCCCACCTTTGCATCATGAAGGGCTGCAGTGAATGTAGCCATTCCTTCGGGAAAATTGTGAATACCAATTGCCAGTGCTGATAACAGCCCAAGCCGCATCAATTGCTGCTCACGGCTTGTGGCGGGAAGTGGCATGTTTTCAACTGGCTGTACTTCGTGTGGGTTTTCAGCGGATGGAACAATAATGTCAATGATCCCAATAAACGCAATGCCGCCAAAAAACGAACTCAATGCTACCCAACCACCCCAATGCCCAAATTCATGCCGTAGTACATCAAATGATTTTGCAAGTATTTCAATCATGGAAACATATATCATAACACCGGCCGAAAATCCCAAAGCAAGCGATAGTACCTTGGTATTAGTTTTTTTTGAAACAACTGCTATGGCACTTCCAATGCCGGTGGCAAGACCAGCTAAAAGTGTTAAGAGCAAAGCAAATAAAACATTGGATTGCTCATACATAGATAGTTATACCTTCTTTAAGAATCTACTTTCATCAAAGCGGATACGTGGACCATATATACCACCAACAGCGCGCTTACCAGCAGATATTACCATGACAACTATCGCATCTTTAGGAAGGTTAAGGATCTTTTTTATTCGTTTAGAATCAAACCCCTCCATGGGGCACGAATCATATCCGTATGCTCGCAGTGAGAGCATTAGATTTTGACATGCTAACGCAGTAGATTTGACTGCCCATATTTTTATATGGCATTTTGATATTGGTTCGCGAATGACTGGTGTTTTGAGACCGCGGATAAAGAACAGCAACCGCTTTACAAGACCCCATGTTCCAAAAAACCCTTGATTATACACAAAAGGAACAAGCCTTTTATAATACCAGATAGCAGCTTTTGGAACATTGCCTGCGGCTTCAAACAGCTTTACCATTTCCTGTGCATGCTGACGCCATGTGTTTGTGCGAGCAACCGCCACAAATAATGTTGCAGCTGTTTTTGCAGCTATTTGATCAAGGCAAGCTTTGTTCATCTGCTGTCGGATGGTAGGATCAACAATGTGGTAAATTTCCCATGGCTGAAGATTGGATGAGTTAGGTGCAAGTAGTG is a genomic window of Spirochaetota bacterium containing:
- a CDS encoding cupin domain-containing protein, with product MKVTVEKIKEEELKKQGVFSWPIWQKEISDFDWYYDTTEQFYVLEGEVEVETEDGQRIVFGAGDFVTFPKGVKCRWHVKKPIRKHYNFK
- a CDS encoding nitroreductase family protein, whose protein sequence is MANILTDDPGFKYHEKAPKIDAKEFQKVIDSRRSVRIYENEPIPEKIINQCLHNALLAPNSSNLQPWEIYHIVDPTIRQQMNKACLDQIAAKTAATLFVAVARTNTWRQHAQEMVKLFEAAGNVPKAAIWYYKRLVPFVYNQGFFGTWGLVKRLLFFIRGLKTPVIREPISKCHIKIWAVKSTALACQNLMLSLRAYGYDSCPMEGFDSKRIKKILNLPKDAIVVMVISAGKRAVGGIYGPRIRFDESRFLKKV
- the trxA gene encoding thioredoxin, producing the protein MSSIQEVTEATFDTAVLKENGKVLVDFWAPWCGPCRLQTPILEKLASNGINAKIVKCNTDVNPGIARKFGISAIPTLILFENGKEVDRMIGVQPEEVLKRRLQ
- a CDS encoding crotonase/enoyl-CoA hydratase family protein — protein: MNIIQEIVNDILILTINRPQVRNAIDRPTAEELSQAFKNFDADEKLKVAILTGAGGNFCAGADLLAIAEDGPRKNKLNPNMKEDGPLGPTRMLLSKPVIAAVSGYAVAGGLELACWCDIRMADLTAKFGVFCRRFGVPLIDGGTQRLPRLIGLSRALDLIITGREINAEEAYQFGLVNYLVQGDIKQAAIELAQKIASFPQNCLRSDRMCVYRGLNMPLADAMEMEFAKGTDVIRSGETLEGARKFAASKGKHYDS
- the zupT gene encoding zinc transporter ZupT — encoded protein: MYEQSNVLFALLLTLLAGLATGIGSAIAVVSKKTNTKVLSLALGFSAGVMIYVSMIEILAKSFDVLRHEFGHWGGWVALSSFFGGIAFIGIIDIIVPSAENPHEVQPVENMPLPATSREQQLMRLGLLSALAIGIHNFPEGMATFTAALHDAKVGVPIAIAISLHNIPEGIAVAVPIFHATSSRKKAFIYSFISGLSEPVGALIGFAILSPFMSEALFGIVFGFIAGIMVFISVDELLPAAIKFGQHHMSIAGFVAGMFIMAVSLVMMQ